A single Kwoniella bestiolae CBS 10118 chromosome 6, complete sequence DNA region contains:
- a CDS encoding 60S ribosomal uL1 domain-containing protein: protein MSKLQASSVRGSIKTLLAQSSLDTHKEAGGKKRNFVETIELQIGLKNYDPQRDKRFSGTVKLPHVPRPRMQLCILADAADVDRAKQLDEELPFMTVEDLKKLNKNKKLVKKLAQKYDAFLASEALIKQIPRLLGPGLSKAGKFPTPVSHSEDLQRKVTEVRSTIKFQLKKVLCLGVAVGHVDMEEDQIMQNTMLAINFLISLLKKQWQNIQSLTIKSTMGKPQRLF from the exons ATGTCAAAGCTCCAGGCATCAAGCGTGCGAGGGTCCATCAAAACCCTTCTTGCCCAATCTTCCTTGGACACCCACAAGGAAGCCGGTGGTAAGAAGAGAAACTTCGTCGAGACCATCGAACTCCAAATCGGTCTTAAGAACTATGATCCTCAAAGGGATAAGCGATTC TCCGGTACCGTCAAGCTCCCCCACGTCCCCCGACCTCGAATGCAGCTCTGTATCCTTGCCGATGCTGCCGATGTCGACCGAGCCAAGCAACTCGACGAGGAACTCCCCTTCATGACCGTCGAGGATCTCAAGAAActcaacaagaacaagaagcTCGTCAAGAAGCTCGCCCAAAAGTACGATGCTTTCCTCGCCTCCGAAGCTCTGATCAAGCAAATCCCCAGATTGTTGGGTCCAGGTCTCTCCAAGGCTGGTAAATTCCCTACCCCCGTTTCTCACTCCGAGGACCTTCAACGAAAGGTTACCGAGGTCCGATCCACCATCAAGTTCCAACTTAAGAAGGTCTTGTGTTTGGGTGTTGCCGTCGGTCACGTTGATATGGAGGAGGACCAAATCATGCAAAACACCATGTTGGCTATTaacttcttgatctcccttCTTAAGAAGCAA TGGCAAAACATCCAatccctcaccatcaaatccacCATGGGTAAACCCCAAAGACTCTTCTAA